In Shouchella patagoniensis, the following are encoded in one genomic region:
- a CDS encoding DUF418 domain-containing protein, whose amino-acid sequence MKPTIQPVQKRFISLDLARGFMLLLVALAHASLFLGSSLLSRPESLNVYDTVTNFLSVFFVDNRARAMFALLFGYGLTLIVRSYMKRNKDIKDAKSSLYRRAWYLILFGFILSVLIGGKDILAIYGTALLLSCWLLFKSDKTVLKSIIILSLSYIVILPLAWSAMAYAQFNGAEFIPAAHSGYFEKVTAQFMQFLTGGPFIAHFLLPVSVSILMGIWAGKKGLLNEKSENKRFLKKAAVLGLTISIVGAVPHALYSNQMIELAPAFVGLTFAIHMATGIAGGAGYAAIFGLIGPKLTKPNLAVTAITSLGKRSLTFFIFNEIMLIVFLSPLTFNLGNQLGMAAGWGLTFCIWLTAVGLAYWLETQQKNGPIDHIFRKLVYRKSSPHAS is encoded by the coding sequence ATGAAACCAACAATTCAACCAGTACAAAAACGATTTATCTCACTTGATTTAGCAAGAGGGTTTATGCTTTTGCTGGTTGCCCTGGCCCATGCTTCCTTATTTTTGGGTAGTTCTTTACTTAGCCGCCCAGAAAGCTTAAACGTTTATGATACAGTGACCAACTTCCTCTCTGTCTTCTTTGTTGATAACCGAGCGAGAGCGATGTTTGCACTTTTGTTTGGGTACGGACTCACGTTAATTGTCCGTAGCTACATGAAACGAAACAAAGACATAAAAGATGCCAAAAGTTCTCTTTACCGCAGAGCCTGGTACTTAATTCTATTTGGTTTTATTCTTTCCGTACTAATAGGTGGAAAAGACATTCTAGCAATCTACGGTACTGCACTTCTTTTATCCTGTTGGCTTTTATTTAAGAGCGACAAAACGGTGCTAAAGAGCATTATTATCTTATCACTCTCTTATATCGTGATTCTACCCTTAGCGTGGTCAGCGATGGCTTATGCCCAGTTTAACGGGGCTGAATTTATCCCTGCCGCCCATAGTGGGTATTTTGAGAAAGTAACCGCTCAATTTATGCAATTCCTCACAGGAGGACCGTTCATAGCGCACTTCTTGTTACCTGTCAGCGTATCGATTTTAATGGGTATATGGGCTGGTAAAAAAGGCTTATTAAATGAGAAGTCAGAGAACAAACGTTTCTTGAAGAAAGCAGCTGTTCTCGGTTTAACGATCTCCATTGTCGGGGCTGTACCTCACGCTTTGTATAGCAATCAAATGATCGAATTAGCCCCGGCTTTCGTTGGGTTAACGTTCGCCATCCATATGGCAACAGGAATCGCAGGCGGAGCTGGTTATGCAGCGATTTTTGGATTAATTGGACCGAAACTAACTAAACCAAACCTTGCTGTGACAGCTATCACGTCGCTCGGTAAACGTTCGCTTACTTTTTTTATTTTTAACGAGATCATGTTAATTGTCTTTCTCTCCCCATTAACCTTTAATTTAGGCAATCAATTAGGTATGGCGGCAGGATGGGGACTCACATTCTGCATTTGGCTTACAGCCGTTGGACTTGCATACTGGCTCGAAACACAACAAAAAAATGGACCGATTGATCATATTTTCCGCAAGCTGGTCTACCGCAAATCTTCTCCACATGCATCGTAA
- a CDS encoding TetR/AcrR family transcriptional regulator: protein MKQSDIMRVAFHLFSEKGYSATSVQEIVAQCKISKATFYKHFSSKKELFFQLLDYRHFLFDSEEQAIEESTLEAKEKFLKKTKLYMRSLFVNRKIYHLIPFVMEQEEFRELEKPMRDFKIKSYHRLKQNLMGAYTKVEPVHIWDLVLLYDAAVKEFVEVGSYNENELDLNHAAQSIVSYMDLLLKKGELDEPLLSSRLMEEFDQYKRTAQDEVPAEAATTRFLKLLEEQIEEVPLAGTEREALRANLALLKEEIEQEAPRWELVKALLLVFEQRDEFVITVEQIKKCIG, encoded by the coding sequence GTGAAACAATCGGATATCATGCGAGTGGCGTTTCACTTATTTAGTGAAAAAGGGTATTCTGCCACAAGTGTTCAAGAAATTGTAGCGCAATGCAAAATTTCAAAAGCGACGTTTTATAAACATTTTTCTTCAAAGAAAGAACTTTTCTTTCAATTACTAGATTATCGGCATTTCCTATTTGATAGTGAAGAGCAAGCAATCGAAGAAAGTACACTTGAGGCAAAAGAAAAATTCTTAAAGAAAACAAAACTATATATGCGGAGTTTGTTTGTAAACCGGAAAATCTATCATCTCATTCCATTTGTGATGGAACAGGAAGAGTTTCGTGAATTAGAAAAACCGATGCGAGACTTTAAGATCAAATCGTATCATCGCTTAAAGCAGAATCTGATGGGAGCCTATACAAAAGTGGAACCAGTCCATATTTGGGACCTGGTCTTGCTTTATGATGCAGCAGTAAAAGAGTTTGTCGAAGTAGGTTCGTATAACGAAAATGAACTTGATCTTAATCATGCTGCGCAATCCATTGTTTCTTACATGGATCTTCTTTTAAAGAAAGGTGAATTGGACGAGCCACTGCTTTCTTCTAGGCTTATGGAAGAATTTGATCAATACAAGAGGACAGCGCAAGACGAAGTGCCAGCTGAAGCAGCAACAACCCGTTTCTTAAAACTATTAGAAGAACAAATTGAAGAAGTGCCCCTCGCAGGAACAGAGCGAGAAGCGCTGCGCGCCAATTTAGCGCTTTTAAAAGAAGAGATTGAACAAGAGGCACCTCGGTGGGAGTTAGTAAAAGCCCTTTTATTAGTATTTGAACAGCGGGATGAGTTTGTGATTACTGTGGAACAGATTAAAAAGTGTATTGGATAG
- a CDS encoding alpha/beta fold hydrolase produces MPTVRINNVDLFYEVKGTGEAIVFTHGASWDHKQWQPQIDALSDSYKTICWDVRGHGQSSLPEGKVNSDDFSDDLVGLLQHLDVKQAHLCGLSLGGHISLQTAIRYPETVRSLILIGTPFTNTYNRFEKIVVPTNRFSSRFIPMSLLARIQANTLSKFNPENEHYIKSAVSAIPLKRWIRLWNAISTMESGDSLHKVNCQTLLLQGDHDTMIERQQEDMSNKIKHSRFVQIKNAHHATNLDNPNQVNEEILKHVRSIA; encoded by the coding sequence ATGCCTACAGTAAGAATAAATAATGTTGACTTGTTTTACGAAGTGAAAGGAACTGGTGAAGCCATTGTCTTTACCCATGGTGCCTCATGGGACCATAAACAATGGCAGCCGCAAATTGACGCGTTATCTGATTCTTATAAAACCATTTGTTGGGATGTTCGTGGCCACGGACAATCGTCCTTACCTGAAGGGAAAGTGAATTCGGATGATTTTAGCGACGATTTGGTCGGATTATTACAGCATTTAGATGTGAAACAAGCCCATCTTTGCGGTCTCTCACTGGGTGGTCACATCTCCTTGCAAACGGCGATTCGCTATCCGGAAACAGTACGGTCTCTTATCTTAATCGGTACACCTTTTACAAATACATACAATCGCTTTGAAAAGATCGTGGTCCCCACTAACCGCTTTTCAAGCAGGTTTATCCCAATGAGTCTATTGGCACGAATTCAAGCAAACACCCTATCTAAGTTTAACCCTGAGAACGAACACTATATTAAAAGCGCAGTCAGTGCAATCCCTTTAAAGAGATGGATCCGTCTCTGGAATGCGATCTCAACAATGGAGAGCGGCGATTCCTTACATAAAGTAAACTGTCAGACCTTACTCCTGCAAGGTGACCATGATACGATGATTGAACGGCAGCAAGAGGACATGAGCAACAAGATCAAACATTCACGCTTCGTTCAAATTAAAAACGCTCATCACGCTACAAACTTGGATAATCCTAATCAAGTAAACGAAGAAATTTTAAAGCATGTGAGAAGCATTGCTTAG
- a CDS encoding MazG nucleotide pyrophosphohydrolase domain-containing protein gives MNTKEFQSWVADYYQLRGWSDLNIFIRIGFLSEETGEVARAIRALEIGRDRPDEEEGTYLHNKEALSEELGDVLGNIAVIANKYGIELEDVFAQHKEKLSKRFEQA, from the coding sequence ATGAATACAAAAGAATTTCAAAGTTGGGTCGCGGATTATTATCAGCTGAGAGGCTGGTCAGATTTAAACATCTTTATCCGAATTGGCTTTTTATCAGAAGAGACAGGTGAAGTAGCTCGGGCGATTCGTGCATTAGAAATTGGACGAGACCGACCAGATGAAGAAGAAGGAACTTACCTTCACAATAAAGAGGCACTAAGCGAGGAGTTAGGAGATGTGCTTGGCAATATCGCTGTCATCGCCAATAAATATGGTATTGAATTAGAAGATGTTTTCGCTCAACATAAGGAAAAACTCTCAAAACGATTTGAACAAGCATGA
- a CDS encoding carbohydrate ABC transporter permease, which yields MNQVKRTKGDKVFDAVNMFMLTLGCLIVLYPLYFIVIASISDPNRIFAGDVLFLPKDMTLDGYKRIFQDPGIWNGFKNTFLYSSLGTAISVSLTVTAGYALSRKDLAGRNVIMAFLLVTLFFHGGMIPTYLVVRDLGMVNTVWAMVIPNAVGLWNVIICRTFFQTSIPKDMLEAAQIDGCNDCKFFSKIVVPLSKPIIAVMVLFHVVTHWNSFFDALIYLNNDSLYPLQLILRNLLIQSEVSSQMIGDVESNQAQLAVAEQIKYGVIIVSSIPLLILYPFLQKYFVKGVMIGSIKG from the coding sequence TTGAACCAAGTAAAGCGAACAAAAGGCGACAAAGTATTTGATGCGGTCAACATGTTCATGTTGACACTCGGTTGTTTAATTGTGTTGTACCCGCTCTATTTTATTGTTATTGCATCGATCAGTGATCCCAATCGAATATTCGCCGGAGATGTGTTGTTCTTACCTAAAGATATGACGCTTGATGGGTATAAACGAATTTTTCAAGATCCTGGGATTTGGAATGGCTTCAAAAATACCTTTCTTTATTCTTCGCTCGGGACAGCGATAAGCGTCTCGTTAACAGTGACCGCCGGCTATGCATTATCTCGAAAAGATTTAGCGGGTCGGAATGTTATTATGGCTTTCTTACTCGTTACGCTCTTTTTCCACGGTGGCATGATTCCAACGTATTTGGTTGTGCGTGATTTAGGCATGGTCAACACAGTTTGGGCGATGGTCATTCCCAATGCAGTGGGATTATGGAATGTAATTATATGTCGAACGTTTTTTCAAACATCCATTCCAAAAGATATGCTGGAAGCTGCACAAATCGATGGATGTAATGACTGCAAGTTCTTTTCGAAAATTGTTGTGCCTTTGTCTAAACCAATCATTGCGGTCATGGTTTTGTTTCATGTTGTGACTCATTGGAATTCCTTTTTTGATGCATTGATTTACTTAAATAATGATTCGCTGTATCCGCTGCAACTGATTTTGCGGAACTTGTTGATTCAAAGCGAAGTGTCGAGTCAGATGATTGGTGATGTTGAATCAAACCAAGCGCAACTTGCTGTCGCTGAACAGATTAAGTATGGCGTCATTATTGTTTCTTCCATTCCTTTGTTAATTTTGTATCCGTTTTTGCAAAAGTACTTTGTGAAAGGTGTCATGATTGGTTCGATTAAAGGGTAA
- a CDS encoding ABC transporter substrate-binding protein, whose product MKKMIGMTCVAALALAGCGGSDSADENVNADRVDFNEDGLPLVDDGVDVSLTFVSPKSTLAPDFDEMVIFQRLEEETNVSINWNNIPGDGYVERKNLMLASNDLPDAFYNAGFSDYDLVRYGRDGAIIPLEGLIEEHAPNLQKILDERPELLAVLTAPDGHIYSLPRVEEMGLVPYANFTAINQTWLNEVGLDQPDTLDELRDTLRAFRDQDVNGSGSADEVLSLTPTDGFQGYFGDFFAAFGLPDNPNKLVVKEDEVIFTAIQDEYKEAIAYFHEWFDEGLIDREVFTHDTGQFLAKGKQDPNPLGAFVFWEIESVVGLDQADDYVLLGPLEGPNGHRMYGRSNHHEHHRSAFVMTSANENPELTMRWVDQLYDPKMSAQINWGPIGEIYEEDENGMLVNEELPEGTTMGEYRERVAPMGPSVVLEEHFGTVVDMEPRAKQRLEDIEEHYATYIWDENYPNVFMTEEELDRLNYIETDIMDLVNRNFARWLMDGGIEEEWDAYVDQLHERGLDEVMEIRQDAFDRFHEQID is encoded by the coding sequence ATGAAGAAGATGATTGGGATGACATGTGTTGCAGCTTTGGCATTAGCAGGTTGTGGGGGTTCAGATAGCGCTGATGAAAACGTCAATGCCGACCGAGTTGATTTTAATGAAGATGGCTTACCTCTTGTTGATGATGGAGTGGACGTCTCATTAACGTTCGTCTCACCGAAGTCAACGCTTGCACCTGATTTTGATGAGATGGTCATCTTTCAGCGACTTGAGGAGGAAACGAACGTTTCGATTAATTGGAATAACATTCCTGGTGATGGCTATGTGGAAAGAAAGAATTTGATGCTTGCGAGCAATGACTTACCAGATGCGTTTTACAATGCGGGATTTAGTGACTATGATCTTGTTCGGTACGGACGGGATGGGGCTATTATTCCGCTGGAAGGATTAATTGAAGAACATGCACCGAATCTACAAAAGATATTAGATGAACGACCTGAATTACTTGCTGTCTTAACGGCACCAGATGGGCATATTTATTCTTTGCCCCGTGTAGAGGAGATGGGTCTTGTACCGTATGCCAATTTCACCGCAATTAATCAAACTTGGCTTAATGAAGTTGGGTTGGATCAACCGGATACATTAGACGAATTACGCGATACATTGCGTGCATTCCGCGATCAAGATGTGAACGGAAGTGGTTCAGCAGATGAAGTGTTGAGCTTAACACCTACAGACGGATTCCAAGGGTATTTTGGTGACTTCTTTGCTGCCTTTGGCTTACCGGATAACCCAAATAAGCTTGTTGTGAAAGAGGATGAAGTGATTTTTACCGCGATACAAGATGAATACAAAGAAGCGATTGCTTATTTCCATGAATGGTTTGATGAAGGGTTAATTGACCGGGAAGTATTTACTCATGATACTGGGCAGTTTTTAGCGAAAGGCAAACAAGATCCGAATCCACTCGGTGCGTTTGTATTTTGGGAAATTGAGTCGGTTGTTGGCCTCGATCAGGCAGATGATTATGTGCTCCTTGGACCACTGGAAGGACCAAATGGGCACCGAATGTATGGAAGGTCAAATCATCATGAACACCACCGTAGTGCTTTTGTCATGACATCCGCAAATGAAAACCCAGAACTAACGATGCGCTGGGTTGACCAATTATATGATCCAAAGATGTCGGCTCAAATCAATTGGGGTCCGATTGGTGAAATTTATGAAGAAGACGAGAACGGGATGCTTGTGAATGAAGAGTTGCCAGAAGGAACAACGATGGGTGAGTATCGCGAACGTGTTGCACCAATGGGGCCTTCCGTTGTCCTTGAAGAACATTTTGGCACGGTTGTGGATATGGAACCACGGGCAAAGCAACGATTAGAGGATATTGAAGAGCATTACGCTACTTACATTTGGGATGAAAACTATCCAAATGTATTTATGACGGAAGAAGAGTTGGATCGCTTAAATTATATTGAAACAGACATTATGGACTTGGTAAATCGGAACTTTGCTCGCTGGCTCATGGATGGTGGAATTGAAGAAGAGTGGGACGCCTACGTTGATCAATTGCATGAAAGGGGTCTGGATGAAGTGATGGAGATTAGGCAAGATGCGTTTGACCGTTTTCATGAACAAATTGATTAA
- a CDS encoding GH32 C-terminal domain-containing protein codes for MVKRACTLFATLLLLGCASSSEEGDAENMEKQLSEDTSYYTERYRPQFHFSTPVGNLADPNGLIYYEGEYHLFHQKNGTWAHAVSEDLFHWEHLPIALEHDELGQALSGSLVVDKDDHSGLFNGEEGLIAIYTNTEGGEAQSIAYSSDKGRTWERYENNPGMKDFRDPKVFWHEETAQWVMVVSTDQSVTIYHSDNLIDWTYASRFGDDEGSHAAVWECPDLFRLPVDGDKNNQKWVLHVSVGDNEETNGSTAQYFVGEFDGTTFRNDNDSEEVLITDFGQDFYAAQTFSNTEDRVLWLGWMANWRYPYQSPTDPWMGSMSIPRELGLCTNEGGDIRLVQQPIEELNNLVAKTETFHSFEVADAPVPLDVAGTTYTFEATVSWEELTEFGLRLRHGDGVESLIGFDAAFNKVFLDRTNAGKETIMDRNGEAFPFGQRYETEYEANKGQMKLTAVVDESSIELFINDGEIVFTSLIYTDPTNDGIEWYAEGGVIQVEQVEFNYLHNTWRKQPESGTFERLVTNVEQDRLQVGETRELIATHKPDYEDASEETIEWESSDEEVVRIVEETEAGVIVEAIGKGSSIIRAKNQAHGLEKEIRIYTTE; via the coding sequence ATGGTCAAAAGAGCTTGTACCCTTTTCGCTACATTGCTTCTGCTTGGATGTGCGTCATCGTCGGAGGAAGGAGATGCAGAGAATATGGAAAAACAACTGAGTGAAGATACTTCTTATTATACAGAGCGATATCGGCCACAATTTCATTTTTCCACGCCAGTTGGAAATTTAGCTGATCCAAATGGACTTATCTATTACGAAGGTGAGTACCATTTGTTTCATCAAAAAAATGGCACGTGGGCACATGCTGTGAGTGAGGATTTGTTCCACTGGGAACACTTGCCAATTGCACTCGAGCATGATGAACTCGGTCAAGCGCTATCTGGTAGTCTCGTTGTTGATAAAGATGACCATTCAGGTTTATTTAACGGAGAAGAAGGGCTTATCGCCATTTACACTAATACGGAAGGCGGGGAAGCACAATCAATTGCTTATAGTAGCGATAAAGGTCGGACCTGGGAGCGATACGAGAATAACCCGGGCATGAAAGACTTCCGAGATCCAAAGGTTTTCTGGCACGAAGAAACTGCTCAATGGGTGATGGTTGTTTCGACCGATCAATCGGTTACCATTTATCATTCAGATAACTTAATTGATTGGACTTACGCAAGTCGCTTTGGAGATGACGAAGGGTCTCATGCGGCTGTGTGGGAGTGTCCTGATTTATTTCGCTTACCGGTTGATGGAGACAAAAACAATCAGAAGTGGGTTTTACATGTAAGTGTCGGTGATAATGAAGAAACAAATGGCTCGACTGCTCAGTATTTCGTTGGTGAATTTGATGGAACCACATTTAGGAATGACAACGATTCAGAAGAAGTTCTGATAACGGACTTTGGTCAAGATTTCTATGCGGCACAAACCTTTTCAAACACAGAAGACCGCGTTCTTTGGCTCGGATGGATGGCGAACTGGCGCTACCCATACCAGTCACCGACTGATCCATGGATGGGCTCAATGTCGATTCCAAGAGAGCTTGGCTTGTGCACGAATGAGGGAGGCGACATTCGCCTTGTTCAACAACCGATTGAAGAACTAAACAATCTTGTTGCAAAAACAGAAACCTTTCATTCTTTTGAAGTTGCGGATGCCCCTGTCCCACTAGATGTTGCAGGAACAACCTATACCTTTGAAGCAACAGTCTCGTGGGAAGAGTTGACGGAATTTGGATTGCGCCTTCGTCATGGTGATGGTGTTGAGTCATTAATTGGATTTGATGCGGCTTTTAATAAAGTGTTTCTTGATCGAACAAATGCTGGCAAAGAGACGATAATGGATCGCAACGGAGAAGCATTTCCATTTGGGCAACGTTATGAAACGGAATATGAGGCGAACAAAGGCCAAATGAAACTAACTGCGGTCGTTGATGAATCATCAATTGAACTGTTTATTAACGATGGTGAGATCGTGTTCACTTCGCTCATCTACACGGATCCAACAAATGATGGGATTGAATGGTATGCAGAAGGCGGCGTAATCCAAGTAGAGCAAGTTGAATTTAATTATCTTCATAATACGTGGCGAAAACAACCAGAGAGTGGGACGTTTGAGCGTTTGGTTACAAATGTGGAACAAGATCGCCTGCAGGTTGGGGAAACAAGGGAATTAATCGCTACGCACAAACCGGATTATGAAGATGCAAGTGAGGAAACGATTGAATGGGAAAGCTCCGATGAGGAGGTTGTTAGAATCGTCGAAGAAACAGAAGCAGGTGTGATTGTTGAAGCGATAGGTAAAGGCTCTAGCATCATTCGAGCGAAAAATCAGGCGCACGGGCTAGAAAAAGAGATTCGAATTTACACAACGGAGTAG
- a CDS encoding glycoside hydrolase family 32 protein, translating to MVISKKNPQATYRLGYHLMAPSGWINDPNGLIYFNEEYHVFYQHHPYDETWEPMHWGHAVSDDLVHWRHLSVALAPGDLFDQNGCFSGSAVDDHGVLTLIYTGHNVVNAETDDLYQNQNIARSTDGIHFEKANVNPVIKSQPHGMQRNFRDPKVWNEEGIWKMVVGSTEENRGQVLLYQSTNLENWDYQGILAKHNGGNEGYMWECPDFFLLGDKHVLLLSPQGIEPEGDRYQNQHQTGYFVGDYRNGVFERGAFTELDFGHDFYAVQTFLDGKGRRIAIGWMDMWESPMPSQKEGWADALTLPRELRLADDGKIRMIPVDELKALRMNKEKLGQKIVTGVEKVDLTGQKVELELAFDMDQTDASVFGVKVACAEDGSEETVLTFDQLEQTVTLDRDLSGEGVSGARIASIRLADTLNVCLFLDRSSIEVFINEGETVLTSRIYPKESSQSIFFFAEGGTANLLGDGYQLKTILE from the coding sequence ATGGTCATAAGTAAGAAGAACCCTCAAGCCACGTACCGTTTAGGCTATCACCTGATGGCACCGTCAGGCTGGATCAATGATCCGAACGGTCTGATTTATTTTAACGAGGAGTACCATGTATTTTATCAGCACCACCCTTACGATGAAACATGGGAGCCGATGCACTGGGGTCATGCCGTAAGTGATGATTTAGTACATTGGCGTCATCTATCAGTTGCCTTAGCTCCAGGAGATCTGTTTGATCAGAATGGTTGCTTCTCTGGCAGTGCGGTTGATGATCATGGTGTGTTGACGTTAATTTACACTGGTCATAATGTGGTGAACGCAGAAACGGATGACCTTTATCAAAATCAAAACATTGCCCGCAGTACAGACGGGATTCATTTCGAGAAAGCAAATGTCAATCCAGTGATAAAAAGCCAACCCCACGGGATGCAACGTAATTTCCGTGATCCAAAAGTCTGGAATGAAGAAGGCATCTGGAAAATGGTGGTTGGTTCTACCGAAGAAAACCGAGGACAAGTGCTCCTCTATCAATCAACCAATTTGGAAAACTGGGACTATCAAGGCATTCTTGCCAAACATAATGGTGGAAACGAAGGCTATATGTGGGAATGCCCCGACTTTTTCCTCCTAGGCGATAAACATGTTTTGCTCCTTTCTCCGCAAGGAATCGAGCCAGAAGGAGATCGGTATCAGAACCAACATCAAACAGGCTATTTCGTAGGCGACTACAGAAATGGCGTATTTGAGCGCGGTGCTTTTACAGAGCTTGATTTTGGGCACGACTTCTATGCGGTACAAACCTTTCTCGACGGAAAAGGGCGAAGAATCGCAATCGGTTGGATGGATATGTGGGAATCGCCAATGCCGAGTCAAAAAGAAGGTTGGGCGGACGCGTTAACGTTGCCACGCGAATTACGATTAGCAGACGATGGAAAAATAAGGATGATACCAGTCGACGAACTAAAAGCATTGCGGATGAATAAGGAGAAATTAGGTCAAAAAATTGTGACTGGGGTTGAGAAGGTTGATCTGACAGGGCAGAAAGTGGAACTTGAATTAGCTTTTGATATGGATCAAACGGATGCATCTGTGTTCGGAGTGAAAGTCGCTTGTGCTGAAGATGGCAGCGAAGAAACAGTCCTTACTTTCGATCAATTAGAACAGACTGTTACACTCGACCGCGACTTATCTGGAGAAGGAGTTAGTGGTGCAAGGATAGCATCAATTCGTTTGGCTGATACGCTAAATGTGTGCCTCTTTCTCGACCGTTCCTCTATTGAAGTGTTTATAAATGAAGGAGAAACGGTATTGACGAGCCGGATCTATCCGAAAGAAAGCAGTCAAAGCATCTTTTTCTTTGCTGAAGGCGGAACGGCAAACCTTCTTGGAGACGGTTATCAACTGAAAACGATATTGGAGTAA
- a CDS encoding helix-turn-helix domain-containing protein produces MRHLLGERIRHLRKLRGITQKDLAKGICTQAQVSNLERGTGNENPSSQVLYLLSERLQVDMSYLYGQDKTNYKNSTNQLEVKPVIDNLKSRRDYLSLKYVIDNELSAEKNKYISPFQKQYLYWHQAICAYHYNNDFNYAEKLINSALIMEVDQENDETHIQKIEIKVSYGLILYYEKVYDLATKLFLECIDEQKKLTSSQRKNKILPKILFNLSKCYTAQENYDKALSYCLEAIDICVENDSLYLLGDVIYQAGYNYYMLGQLEEALSHMNDALIIFNIQKNDNLVKFVKIKIKELTAI; encoded by the coding sequence ATGAGACACCTTTTAGGCGAACGAATAAGGCACCTAAGAAAATTAAGAGGGATTACCCAAAAAGATTTAGCAAAAGGCATTTGTACTCAAGCACAAGTGAGTAATTTAGAAAGAGGAACTGGAAATGAAAATCCTTCTTCACAGGTTCTATACCTATTAAGCGAACGACTACAGGTAGATATGTCTTATTTATATGGTCAAGATAAAACAAATTACAAGAATTCAACAAATCAATTGGAAGTAAAGCCTGTTATTGATAATTTAAAATCTAGAAGAGATTATTTGTCTCTTAAATATGTAATTGATAATGAACTATCAGCTGAAAAAAATAAATATATTTCACCATTTCAAAAACAGTATCTATATTGGCATCAGGCTATTTGTGCATATCATTATAATAACGACTTTAATTATGCTGAAAAATTAATAAATTCAGCCCTGATAATGGAAGTAGATCAAGAGAATGATGAAACTCATATCCAAAAAATCGAAATAAAAGTAAGCTATGGTTTAATTCTATACTATGAAAAAGTCTATGATTTAGCGACAAAATTGTTCCTTGAGTGTATAGATGAACAAAAAAAATTGACTTCATCGCAAAGAAAAAATAAGATTTTACCCAAAATTCTATTCAACCTCTCAAAATGTTATACAGCTCAAGAAAATTATGATAAAGCTTTGTCATATTGTTTAGAAGCTATTGATATATGTGTAGAGAATGACAGCTTATATTTATTAGGAGACGTAATATATCAAGCTGGTTATAATTACTATATGCTTGGTCAACTAGAGGAAGCATTAAGTCACATGAATGATGCGCTTATAATTTTTAATATACAAAAGAACGACAACCTTGTTAAGTTTGTTAAGATTAAAATAAAAGAACTCACTGCTATTTAG
- a CDS encoding class I SAM-dependent methyltransferase — protein MNNKRLIKKYNKLAKNYTTPVNTPPLANYRKKIIKKASGEVLEVGVGGGVNFSFYNKEKVQVTGIDFSENMIKYAEKAAFRSQVKAIFLCEDVESLSLEANSYDCIISTLTLCSYSDPVETLNNFNKWCRKDGFILLMEHGLSTNKAISTFQYLINPVFHKLSGCHCNRNIIRIIKKSEIELTKVERHMSGIINLIWAKPVK, from the coding sequence ATTAATAATAAACGTTTAATAAAAAAATATAATAAACTAGCTAAAAATTATACAACCCCTGTTAATACCCCACCGTTAGCAAACTATAGAAAAAAAATAATTAAAAAAGCAAGTGGCGAGGTTCTTGAGGTTGGTGTTGGAGGTGGAGTAAATTTTTCTTTCTACAATAAAGAAAAAGTACAAGTTACAGGAATAGACTTTAGCGAAAACATGATTAAGTATGCAGAAAAGGCCGCATTCCGCTCTCAAGTAAAAGCGATATTTTTATGTGAAGACGTAGAAAGTTTATCGCTAGAAGCTAATTCATATGACTGCATAATATCTACTCTTACTCTTTGTAGTTATAGTGACCCTGTCGAAACATTAAATAATTTCAACAAATGGTGTCGGAAAGATGGATTCATATTGTTAATGGAGCATGGTCTGAGTACAAACAAAGCAATCTCTACATTTCAATATCTAATAAACCCAGTTTTTCATAAATTGTCTGGTTGTCACTGTAATCGAAACATTATAAGAATCATCAAAAAGTCAGAGATTGAATTAACAAAAGTAGAGCGCCATATGTCAGGTATTATTAATTTAATCTGGGCAAAACCCGTAAAATAA